One genomic segment of Photobacterium sp. DA100 includes these proteins:
- a CDS encoding methyl-accepting chemotaxis protein: MTKMVFKPWEKGLTNIRLIPKLLLLMVFSTILLVGKQLWDASTFYQSVVEIQQDRAKEQARATAAVIQALPVASQQDTALVEQLVSAQATVMNRGAYVYLVERGSNTVIGHPSASALADLQSDIDSQGSLNRTLQQLTGHASLNFADQSRFEYAVELPRLNWVVVASQPASEAEAYYQQFLVQVAWQTALMVIAFVVILLGGSHVMLRQTRYLADNIKHLAARDLTRPIVMECRDEYGDLARELEKTRLQLRDVIGSQRDAAGELSGLAEVMSISMVETKESAQEEFNEIDQLASAMSEMTSTVQTVAEHAREASSATEGTSGQAVQGQQFVAQTIGTINQLSQDISQSANAVNQVEERVEKIGSVIVTIQSISEQTNLLALNAAIEAARAGDAGRGFAVVADEVRNLAQRTQTATVEIQEMISQLQTSAQQAVGLMEQSVVEAAEGVELVTSAGGELDKIVEQVSLINDMNFHIASAAEQQSTVADEMNQNLTNVRELVEASVVVVSELSETSDAMQSHATELEKKIQAFQV, from the coding sequence ATGACCAAAATGGTTTTCAAGCCATGGGAAAAAGGGCTGACAAATATTCGGTTGATACCCAAGCTGTTATTGCTGATGGTGTTCAGTACGATTCTATTGGTTGGCAAGCAGCTTTGGGATGCCAGCACCTTCTATCAATCGGTAGTGGAAATCCAGCAGGACAGGGCAAAAGAGCAGGCCCGGGCAACGGCGGCGGTGATACAGGCATTACCGGTAGCCAGCCAGCAGGATACGGCACTGGTCGAGCAACTTGTCAGCGCTCAGGCGACAGTCATGAACCGCGGCGCCTATGTCTACTTGGTGGAGCGGGGAAGCAATACCGTCATCGGCCACCCAAGTGCCAGTGCGCTGGCTGATCTGCAGAGCGATATAGACAGCCAAGGCAGCCTTAACCGCACCTTGCAGCAACTGACTGGCCATGCGAGCTTGAATTTTGCCGATCAGTCCCGTTTTGAATATGCGGTTGAACTGCCCCGTCTCAATTGGGTGGTCGTGGCTTCGCAGCCGGCCTCGGAAGCCGAAGCATACTATCAGCAGTTCTTGGTACAGGTGGCTTGGCAAACGGCCCTGATGGTCATTGCCTTTGTGGTGATTTTGCTCGGTGGCTCCCATGTCATGTTGCGCCAGACCCGCTACCTGGCCGATAACATCAAGCATTTGGCTGCCCGCGATCTGACCCGGCCAATTGTGATGGAGTGCCGTGATGAATACGGTGATTTGGCCCGTGAGTTGGAGAAAACCCGGCTTCAGCTGCGTGACGTGATTGGGAGCCAACGCGATGCGGCCGGCGAGCTGTCAGGTCTTGCGGAAGTGATGTCGATCAGCATGGTGGAAACCAAGGAGTCGGCGCAGGAAGAGTTCAATGAGATTGACCAGCTGGCATCGGCCATGAGTGAGATGACCTCAACGGTCCAGACGGTGGCCGAGCATGCCCGTGAAGCTTCCAGTGCTACCGAGGGGACGTCAGGCCAAGCGGTGCAGGGGCAACAGTTCGTGGCTCAGACCATAGGGACTATCAACCAGCTGTCGCAGGATATCAGCCAGTCAGCCAACGCCGTTAACCAAGTGGAGGAGCGGGTTGAGAAGATCGGCAGTGTGATTGTCACCATCCAGAGCATTTCCGAGCAGACCAACTTGCTGGCGTTGAATGCGGCGATTGAAGCTGCCCGGGCCGGGGATGCAGGACGTGGCTTTGCGGTGGTTGCCGATGAGGTTCGTAACCTCGCCCAGCGCACCCAGACCGCGACAGTGGAAATTCAGGAGATGATCTCCCAGCTGCAAACCAGTGCTCAGCAAGCCGTGGGGTTGATGGAGCAGAGCGTGGTGGAAGCGGCTGAGGGCGTAGAGCTCGTCACCAGTGCCGGCGGGGAACTGGATAAAATTGTTGAGCAGGTCAGCCTGATCAATGACATGAACTTCCATATTGCCTCGGCAGCCGAGCAGCAGAGTACTGTTGCCGATGAGATGAACCAGAACCTGACTAATGTTCGCGAGCTGGTGGAGGCCTCGGTGGTGGTGGTCTCGGAGCTGTCGGAGACATCCGATGCCATGCAGAGCCATGCCACTGAATTGGAGAAGAAAATACAAGCCTTCCAAGTATAG
- a CDS encoding potassium channel family protein: MKKIDPVKYELNPMSLMSLVLSFVSLTIVTTMIFLPKQSNGYRLLLGIDTFICLVFWCQLLADFFRSREKVQYLKTHWLDFIASIPIIEQIRFARLLQIFRVIRLIRSSHQILSQIRSNRREATVASIFLLLTVLVSVGSALMLILEGNVPESNIKDASDALWWVFVTISTVGYGDHYPVTLLGKVLAAVIIICGVGLFGMVAGLVSAIISDPEHTKELDDVRHEQEWQAMLANQQRLIERLEAIEKKLEQK, from the coding sequence ATGAAAAAGATCGACCCCGTCAAATATGAACTCAATCCGATGAGCTTGATGTCACTGGTATTGTCGTTTGTATCACTGACAATTGTGACCACCATGATCTTCCTGCCCAAGCAAAGTAACGGCTACCGCCTGCTGCTAGGCATTGATACCTTTATCTGTCTGGTGTTCTGGTGCCAGTTGCTGGCAGACTTCTTCCGCAGCAGGGAGAAAGTGCAGTACCTCAAAACCCACTGGCTCGATTTTATCGCCAGCATTCCGATCATTGAGCAAATCCGTTTCGCCCGGCTGCTGCAAATCTTCAGGGTGATCCGCCTGATCCGCTCCAGCCATCAGATATTGAGCCAAATCCGCAGCAACCGCCGTGAGGCGACCGTCGCCAGTATTTTCCTGCTGTTAACCGTGCTGGTTTCTGTTGGCTCTGCCCTGATGCTGATCCTCGAAGGCAATGTCCCCGAGTCCAACATCAAAGATGCCAGCGATGCCCTGTGGTGGGTTTTCGTCACGATTTCAACCGTCGGCTATGGTGACCATTATCCGGTCACGCTGCTGGGCAAGGTACTGGCAGCGGTCATTATTATCTGTGGCGTCGGCTTGTTTGGTATGGTGGCCGGTCTGGTCAGTGCGATCATTTCCGATCCCGAGCACACCAAAGAGCTGGACGATGTCCGCCATGAACAGGAATGGCAAGCGATGCTGGCCAACCAGCAGCGCTTGATCGAGCGCCTTGAGGCCATCGAAAAGAAGCTGGAGCAGAAGTAA
- a CDS encoding inorganic triphosphatase — METEIELKFFVSPEFSSQLLKKIAEAKVLQQSRRELGNVYFDTPDQILRQYDIGLRVRRFDDVFVQTLKTAGRVVAGLHQRPEYNAETKSTDPDLFLHPADAWPEGFDVERTQQQLMPLFSTDFVRQQWLVAMPDGSQVELAFDQGEVSANGETSPICEVELELKSGQTEALFTLARELCADGGMRLGNLSKAARGYRLAAGYQGDQVTMLAPVELDGHESVETVFVKTLEHALEHWHYHEQIFAERQEPAALGQIQQALGLIRQTLVTFGGMIPRRASALLRQELQWLEGELDWLGDAAGLDYLLAEKGHALKKLNARKQLVKQLEAIEADLPDDNEMLLLISSARYCGLLLDLSRWLLSRGWQPFLDDKSRARLAEPVKGFADNMLARSWQELLDVFPAERQLNRVDYLDQQPRLIRNLMSGLSFASLYEEEKRLAFRMPWLDLLQGIEDLRHLEPIRQLLDQQEDEEDRSQIEKWLQRKEESLIHAMDQTRQMGIELIPYWP, encoded by the coding sequence ATGGAAACTGAGATAGAACTGAAGTTTTTCGTCTCACCAGAATTTTCGAGCCAGTTACTGAAAAAAATCGCTGAAGCGAAAGTTCTGCAGCAAAGTCGTCGTGAGTTAGGCAACGTCTACTTCGACACCCCAGACCAAATTCTTCGCCAGTACGATATCGGCCTTAGGGTCCGTCGTTTTGATGATGTATTTGTCCAAACATTGAAAACCGCAGGCCGTGTGGTTGCCGGATTGCACCAGCGTCCGGAGTACAATGCCGAAACCAAAAGCACTGATCCCGATCTTTTCCTGCATCCAGCTGATGCCTGGCCGGAAGGCTTTGATGTCGAGCGCACCCAGCAGCAACTGATGCCGCTATTCTCTACGGATTTTGTCCGACAGCAATGGTTGGTCGCCATGCCTGACGGCAGTCAGGTCGAGCTGGCGTTTGATCAGGGCGAAGTCAGCGCCAATGGTGAAACGTCACCGATCTGTGAGGTGGAGCTCGAACTGAAATCCGGTCAGACCGAAGCCTTGTTTACCCTGGCGCGTGAATTGTGTGCCGATGGCGGTATGCGCTTGGGCAACCTAAGCAAGGCCGCTCGGGGCTACCGCCTGGCTGCGGGCTATCAGGGCGATCAGGTAACGATGCTGGCACCGGTTGAGCTCGACGGCCATGAGTCGGTAGAAACCGTGTTCGTCAAAACTCTCGAGCATGCCCTGGAGCACTGGCATTACCACGAGCAAATTTTTGCTGAGCGGCAAGAGCCGGCGGCATTGGGGCAAATCCAGCAGGCGCTGGGCTTGATCCGCCAGACTCTGGTGACGTTCGGCGGTATGATCCCGCGCCGGGCCAGTGCCCTGCTGCGCCAGGAGCTACAGTGGCTGGAAGGCGAATTGGACTGGTTGGGCGATGCTGCGGGTTTAGATTACTTGTTGGCAGAAAAGGGCCACGCCCTGAAAAAGCTCAATGCACGCAAGCAGCTGGTCAAGCAGCTTGAAGCCATTGAGGCCGATCTGCCTGATGACAACGAAATGCTGCTGCTGATCAGCTCAGCCCGCTATTGTGGCTTGCTGCTTGATTTGAGTCGCTGGCTGTTAAGCCGGGGGTGGCAGCCATTCCTCGATGATAAGTCACGGGCGCGCCTGGCCGAGCCGGTTAAAGGATTTGCCGATAATATGCTGGCACGATCCTGGCAGGAGCTGCTGGATGTCTTTCCGGCCGAGCGCCAGCTCAATCGGGTCGACTACCTGGATCAGCAGCCGCGTTTGATCCGCAATCTGATGAGCGGTCTGAGTTTTGCTTCTCTGTATGAAGAAGAGAAACGGCTGGCCTTCCGGATGCCTTGGCTTGATTTGTTGCAGGGGATTGAGGACCTGCGCCATCTCGAACCTATCCGTCAGCTGCTGGATCAACAGGAGGATGAGGAGGACCGAAGCCAGATAGAGAAATGGCTGCAGCGCAAGGAAGAGTCCCTGATCCATGCCATGGATCAGACCCGGCAAATGGGGATTGAATTAATCCCGTACTGGCCGTAA
- a CDS encoding TIGR00153 family protein, with amino-acid sequence MPVNTIMGLFAKSPIKPLQRHVTRVNECCELLVPFFEACKAGDWEQAAVLREQISQLEKDADVLKREIRLKLPRGLFMPVDRTDMLSLLTQQDKLANLSKDIAGRVLGRQLQIPSEMYPDFIAYVQRCLDAANQANRVINELDELLETGFKGREVTLVAEMINQLDVIEDDTDSMQIKLRQQLMSIEDQHSPVDIMFLYKILEWVGAIADQAQRVGSRLEIMLSRS; translated from the coding sequence ATGCCAGTAAATACTATTATGGGGCTATTTGCTAAGTCCCCAATCAAACCCTTGCAACGTCACGTTACCCGTGTAAATGAATGTTGCGAACTACTTGTCCCTTTCTTCGAAGCCTGTAAGGCGGGTGATTGGGAGCAGGCGGCTGTCCTGCGCGAGCAGATCTCCCAGCTTGAAAAAGATGCGGATGTGCTCAAGCGTGAGATCCGTCTGAAGCTACCTCGTGGCCTTTTCATGCCAGTCGATCGTACTGACATGCTAAGCCTGCTGACCCAGCAAGATAAGCTTGCCAACCTGTCGAAAGACATTGCAGGCCGCGTCTTGGGTCGCCAGCTCCAAATCCCTTCCGAAATGTATCCTGACTTTATTGCCTACGTTCAACGTTGTCTTGACGCCGCCAATCAGGCGAACCGTGTGATCAACGAACTGGACGAGCTACTTGAAACAGGCTTTAAAGGCAGAGAAGTGACGCTCGTGGCAGAGATGATCAACCAGCTTGATGTTATCGAAGACGATACAGACAGCATGCAGATCAAACTTCGTCAACAGCTCATGTCCATCGAAGACCAACACAGTCCGGTGGATATCATGTTCCTTTACAAGATTCTCGAGTGGGTTGGCGCTATTGCTGATCAGGCACAGCGTGTCGGCTCGCGTCTTGAAATCATGCTATCGCGTTCATAA
- a CDS encoding inorganic phosphate transporter gives MEILANYGTIIILVAAFFGFLMAIGIGANDVANAMGTSVGSKALTVKQAIIIAMIFEFAGAYLAGGEVTDTIRKGVIETSHYAANPEILVYGMMSALLAAGTWLLVASYMGWPVSTTHSIIGAIIGFACVSVGTEAVDWSSVQGIVGSWIITPFISGLFAYGIFVSAQRLIFDTDNPLVNAKRFVPVYMFITTIVIALVTIKKGLKHVGLHLSSGEAWIASVVVSLIVMVFGYIYINRKYTDDGSSVDSNGYAGVERIFSLLMVVTACAMAFAHGSNDVANAIGPLSAVVSTVEHMGEITSKSAIAWWILPLGGFGIVVGLATLGHKVMATVGTGITELTPSRGFAAQLATASTVVLASGTGLPISTTQTLVGAVLGVGFARGIAALNLGVVRNIVASWVVTLPAGALLAVIFFYVMQAVFG, from the coding sequence ATGGAAATCCTGGCTAACTACGGCACCATAATTATTTTGGTGGCGGCTTTCTTTGGTTTTTTGATGGCTATTGGTATTGGTGCAAACGATGTTGCCAACGCCATGGGCACCTCGGTTGGTTCAAAAGCACTGACCGTTAAACAAGCAATCATCATTGCGATGATTTTCGAGTTTGCAGGTGCTTACCTAGCCGGTGGTGAAGTAACCGACACTATCCGTAAAGGAGTGATCGAGACATCCCACTATGCTGCCAACCCGGAAATTTTGGTGTACGGCATGATGTCAGCCCTGCTGGCTGCGGGTACCTGGCTACTGGTTGCGTCCTACATGGGCTGGCCGGTATCAACAACCCACTCCATCATTGGTGCCATCATCGGTTTTGCCTGTGTTTCAGTCGGTACTGAAGCCGTTGACTGGAGCTCGGTACAAGGTATCGTCGGCAGTTGGATCATCACGCCGTTTATTTCAGGTTTGTTCGCTTACGGTATTTTCGTCAGCGCCCAACGCCTGATTTTCGATACGGATAACCCACTGGTCAACGCAAAGCGTTTTGTCCCTGTCTACATGTTCATTACCACGATAGTCATCGCACTAGTGACTATCAAAAAGGGCTTGAAGCACGTAGGCCTTCACCTGTCCAGCGGCGAGGCGTGGATTGCTTCCGTTGTCGTGTCACTGATTGTAATGGTGTTTGGTTACATTTATATTAACCGCAAGTATACAGATGACGGCTCTTCTGTTGATAGCAACGGTTATGCCGGTGTAGAGCGTATTTTCAGCCTACTCATGGTGGTTACAGCTTGTGCGATGGCTTTTGCCCACGGCTCAAACGACGTAGCCAATGCTATCGGTCCTCTATCTGCCGTTGTCTCTACTGTTGAGCATATGGGTGAGATCACGTCGAAAAGCGCAATTGCTTGGTGGATCCTGCCTTTGGGTGGCTTTGGTATCGTTGTGGGTCTGGCAACACTTGGCCACAAGGTAATGGCAACCGTTGGTACCGGTATTACCGAACTAACACCTAGCCGTGGCTTTGCCGCTCAGCTGGCAACGGCCTCTACCGTAGTATTGGCTTCTGGTACTGGTCTACCTATCTCAACCACCCAAACACTGGTTGGTGCAGTATTGGGCGTAGGTTTTGCCCGCGGTATCGCCGCACTGAACCTTGGCGTGGTACGTAACATTGTTGCCTCTTGGGTGGTAACCCTACCTGCAGGTGCCCTGCTGGCAGTCATTTTCTTCTACGTAATGCAAGCGGTGTTTGGTTAA
- a CDS encoding TIGR04211 family SH3 domain-containing protein, producing MKQLISLLLLACAMVTMPAQAQTRYISDNLFTYMHNGPSTQFRIMGSVNAGTKVELLETNRDTGFSKIRDNRGRTGWVNSDFVSTQVGLKVRFPALEKELTEVKAQLEEALESSDEKTASLQTSLKLRNDQISDLETQNSQLNEQLMTSQAEIRELRARLDTQKDDLLMRWFTYGGMVAGGGLLFGLILPHLIPRRRKRNNGWA from the coding sequence GTGAAGCAGCTAATCAGCTTACTATTACTCGCTTGTGCCATGGTGACCATGCCTGCACAGGCTCAAACTCGGTATATCTCCGACAACCTATTCACCTACATGCACAACGGTCCAAGCACACAGTTCCGTATCATGGGCAGTGTGAATGCCGGCACCAAAGTCGAGCTACTGGAAACTAACCGTGATACCGGTTTTAGCAAAATTCGCGATAACCGCGGCCGCACCGGCTGGGTCAACTCTGATTTTGTTTCAACACAAGTGGGTTTGAAGGTACGTTTTCCGGCCCTAGAAAAAGAGCTGACCGAAGTAAAGGCCCAGCTTGAAGAAGCGCTGGAATCAAGCGATGAGAAAACCGCTAGCCTGCAAACGTCACTCAAGCTTCGCAACGACCAGATTTCTGATCTGGAAACACAAAACAGCCAACTGAACGAGCAACTAATGACGTCACAAGCGGAAATCCGCGAGCTACGTGCCCGCCTGGATACCCAAAAAGACGACTTGTTGATGCGCTGGTTCACCTACGGCGGTATGGTTGCCGGCGGCGGTTTGCTGTTTGGCCTGATCCTGCCGCACCTTATCCCGCGCCGTCGCAAGCGCAACAACGGCTGGGCATAA
- a CDS encoding general secretion pathway protein GspB encodes MSKLLSALAQSDAQRTPATPPSVGAFRSGPAAKPATPWLLPGVGFALPVIGMLGYLFFQQQQTEPHKVPQPQAPEHQVAVASEVTWSRVSVPAAEGGPAPVLEPAAEIEVPKFPQGIEKLDYPQLYAEPLPSQQGQPYRARSPQTASVPVRAGSVPNGWDSEPAPLPASVELPVNSSARKSGSSVDDSWDLEALDYSELSPQLANQLRAAIAATGEGETLPQLLQEERLPSMPEPQAPLSAVSIGDLPASVQNRIPSLNFQTHIYSSSADSRWVKVNGSEAYEGDEIAPGVVLRRIEPRAVVFDFESYLVSMPALSEW; translated from the coding sequence ATGTCGAAGTTATTATCTGCTCTGGCCCAGTCGGATGCCCAGCGCACCCCGGCAACTCCGCCATCGGTAGGGGCTTTCCGCTCGGGGCCGGCAGCTAAACCCGCCACCCCTTGGCTGCTGCCGGGCGTCGGTTTTGCCCTGCCGGTCATTGGGATGCTGGGGTATTTGTTCTTCCAGCAACAGCAAACGGAACCGCACAAGGTGCCTCAGCCACAGGCACCCGAACATCAGGTTGCTGTTGCGTCGGAGGTGACCTGGAGTCGGGTATCCGTTCCGGCTGCGGAAGGGGGACCGGCACCAGTCCTTGAACCGGCCGCCGAGATTGAGGTGCCGAAGTTTCCGCAAGGCATTGAGAAACTCGATTACCCGCAGCTTTATGCCGAGCCTCTCCCTAGCCAACAGGGACAGCCATACCGCGCACGATCCCCCCAAACGGCATCCGTCCCGGTTCGGGCTGGCAGTGTACCAAATGGCTGGGACAGCGAGCCGGCTCCATTGCCTGCATCGGTTGAGCTGCCGGTTAATAGTTCAGCGCGTAAGTCGGGGAGTTCGGTTGATGATAGTTGGGATCTGGAAGCGCTTGACTATTCGGAGCTGTCACCACAACTGGCGAACCAGCTTCGGGCCGCGATAGCTGCAACAGGAGAGGGCGAGACCCTGCCGCAGCTGCTGCAGGAAGAACGTTTGCCGTCAATGCCGGAGCCGCAGGCGCCGCTAAGTGCCGTTTCGATTGGCGACTTGCCGGCCTCGGTCCAAAACAGGATACCGAGCCTGAACTTCCAGACCCATATTTACTCTTCGTCGGCGGATAGCCGGTGGGTGAAGGTTAATGGCAGTGAGGCCTATGAAGGAGATGAGATTGCTCCGGGGGTGGTGCTGCGACGGATCGAGCCGCGAGCGGTGGTCTTCGATTTTGAGTCTTATCTGGTCTCCATGCCGGCGCTGTCGGAGTGGTAG
- a CDS encoding AAA family ATPase, which yields MYKDFFGITEPPFSIVPSARFLYLSERHREALTHMLSSLNGGGGFGLLTGEVGTGKTTVLRALVSRLPQETQVALIMNPSLSTLELLASLCDELGIDYSEGATIKILTDGIYQHLLANHREGRQTLLLIDEAQHLLPEVLEQLRLLTNLETDSIKLLKVVLVGQPELQQLLQQDRLRQLAQRITSRYHLLPLTEDEVREYIHYRLQAVDCLHEVFPPAQTKQIARATGGIPRLINLVCDKSMQLAHQQSTHQLNKELVERACNDVLSWQLPHYTAPGASEASPASRKPLVAALAAGVLTAAGLGYWSGIGASFGLPSLPSEPAIAKQVPAHNSAPVARAEEPTAARQAVSASPTVTQAAPTVQAPPQQLSPQEQWQQVVKQAGSERLAMQTLYSLWGYSTQLNQANCESGRRVQLSCFSGSGTLEQLALINRPAIVALSEPGGEAYFATLYAIGQERVELLLAGQRFAVSPKWLSQRWSGEYTLLWRPPLGDNSAIRYGQQGPRVQWLDRQLSQLLGVMPENQDTFEQALLNKLRRFQRAQDLSVDGIAGPRTLMVIDSALNLPGPTLQPEKS from the coding sequence ATGTACAAGGACTTTTTTGGCATCACCGAGCCACCGTTTTCCATTGTGCCTAGCGCACGCTTTCTTTATCTGAGTGAGCGTCACCGCGAGGCGCTGACCCATATGTTGTCTAGCCTCAATGGAGGGGGCGGCTTCGGGTTATTGACCGGAGAGGTTGGTACCGGAAAAACGACGGTGCTGCGGGCGTTGGTGTCACGCCTGCCTCAGGAAACCCAGGTCGCGCTGATTATGAACCCGTCGCTGTCCACCCTGGAGCTGCTTGCCAGCCTGTGCGATGAGCTCGGCATTGACTATAGCGAAGGGGCCACGATCAAAATTCTGACCGATGGGATCTACCAGCACCTGCTGGCTAACCACCGGGAAGGCCGCCAGACGCTGTTGCTGATTGACGAAGCCCAGCACCTGTTGCCGGAGGTGCTTGAGCAGCTGCGTCTGCTGACCAACCTCGAAACCGACAGCATTAAGTTGCTCAAGGTGGTGCTGGTTGGCCAGCCTGAGCTGCAGCAGCTGCTGCAGCAAGATCGGTTGCGCCAGCTTGCTCAGCGCATCACCTCCCGTTATCACTTGCTGCCGCTGACGGAAGACGAGGTGCGGGAGTACATCCATTACCGGTTGCAGGCGGTAGACTGCCTGCATGAGGTTTTTCCTCCGGCCCAGACCAAGCAGATTGCCAGGGCAACCGGTGGGATCCCCCGGCTTATCAATTTGGTGTGTGATAAGTCGATGCAATTGGCCCACCAACAATCAACCCACCAGCTGAACAAGGAATTGGTCGAGCGTGCTTGTAATGATGTCTTGAGCTGGCAGCTGCCGCATTACACTGCGCCTGGTGCCTCCGAGGCCTCTCCCGCTTCGCGTAAGCCGTTGGTCGCGGCGCTGGCGGCTGGGGTGCTTACGGCTGCTGGTCTGGGGTACTGGTCAGGGATAGGGGCGTCGTTTGGCCTTCCTTCCTTACCTTCTGAGCCTGCCATTGCTAAGCAAGTTCCGGCCCATAATTCGGCGCCTGTCGCAAGGGCTGAGGAGCCAACCGCTGCCCGCCAGGCTGTTTCTGCGTCTCCAACGGTTACTCAAGCTGCGCCGACAGTGCAGGCTCCCCCGCAACAGCTCTCTCCTCAAGAGCAGTGGCAACAGGTTGTTAAGCAGGCGGGCTCCGAGCGACTGGCGATGCAAACGTTATATAGCCTGTGGGGATATAGCACCCAGCTCAACCAGGCCAATTGTGAGTCCGGTCGACGGGTCCAGCTGAGTTGCTTTAGCGGCAGTGGCACACTAGAGCAACTGGCACTGATCAACCGCCCGGCGATTGTCGCTCTCTCTGAGCCGGGAGGGGAGGCATATTTTGCCACCTTGTATGCGATTGGCCAGGAGCGGGTTGAACTGTTATTGGCCGGCCAGCGTTTTGCCGTGAGCCCGAAATGGTTATCCCAGCGCTGGAGCGGGGAGTATACCTTGCTATGGCGGCCGCCTCTGGGCGATAACAGTGCTATCCGTTATGGCCAGCAGGGGCCAAGGGTACAGTGGCTCGACCGCCAGCTAAGTCAGTTGCTTGGGGTCATGCCTGAGAACCAGGATACTTTCGAGCAGGCTCTGCTCAACAAACTGCGTCGTTTCCAGCGCGCACAGGATTTATCGGTGGATGGGATCGCCGGGCCACGCACCCTGATGGTGATTGATTCAGCCCTGAATTTACCGGGCCCGACCCTGCAACCGGAGAAAAGTTAA
- a CDS encoding multifunctional CCA addition/repair protein: MQTYLVGGAVRDALLGLPVKDKDWVVVGATPEQMLTQGYSQVGSDFPVFLHPKTKQEYALARTERKSGQGYTGFTCYSAPDVTLEQDLMRRDLTINAIAQADDGSLIDPYQGQRDLELRQLRHVSPAFVEDPLRVLRVARFAARFAHLGFTVAPETMALMQDMVVAGELSALTPERVWIEWEKSLQSDSPEIFLKVLRQCGALAVIMPELNALFGVPQPEKWHPEIDCGIHTLLVAEQAAKLSTSTVIRFAAQVHDLGKALTPKEELPSHKMHCRTGLDAIRDLCRRLRVPNEYRDIALVVCAQHTKIHHAAALRPATFINIFDQIDAWRKPERVAQLATCCRADVRGRTGFENDPYPQADIFEGTFAAAQSVDVKPIVEAGFKGKEIKEQLALRRAEAVAVALTHLR, translated from the coding sequence GTGCAAACGTATTTAGTAGGCGGAGCTGTCCGTGATGCCCTGCTTGGGTTGCCCGTGAAAGATAAAGACTGGGTCGTTGTCGGGGCGACCCCCGAGCAAATGCTCACCCAAGGTTACAGCCAGGTCGGCAGTGACTTCCCGGTTTTCCTGCACCCGAAAACCAAACAAGAGTATGCGCTTGCCCGTACCGAACGAAAATCAGGCCAGGGCTATACCGGGTTCACCTGCTACTCGGCACCGGATGTGACCCTCGAGCAGGATCTGATGCGCCGAGATCTGACAATCAATGCTATCGCCCAAGCCGACGACGGTAGCCTTATTGATCCCTACCAAGGCCAACGCGATCTCGAGCTCCGCCAACTGCGCCATGTCTCCCCGGCTTTTGTCGAAGATCCATTGCGTGTCCTGCGCGTGGCTCGCTTTGCCGCCCGCTTTGCCCATCTTGGTTTTACCGTCGCCCCCGAAACCATGGCGCTGATGCAGGATATGGTGGTTGCCGGTGAACTCTCTGCACTGACACCCGAACGAGTCTGGATCGAGTGGGAGAAGTCACTGCAGTCGGACAGCCCCGAGATCTTCCTAAAAGTACTGCGCCAGTGCGGCGCCCTTGCGGTGATCATGCCGGAGCTCAACGCCCTGTTCGGTGTTCCCCAGCCGGAGAAATGGCACCCGGAAATTGACTGTGGCATCCACACCCTGCTGGTAGCCGAGCAGGCGGCGAAGCTCAGTACGTCAACAGTGATCCGCTTTGCCGCCCAGGTCCATGATCTCGGTAAGGCCCTGACTCCGAAGGAAGAACTCCCAAGCCACAAGATGCACTGCCGCACCGGGCTCGATGCCATACGCGATCTGTGCCGGCGCCTGAGAGTACCCAACGAGTACCGTGACATTGCCCTCGTGGTCTGTGCCCAGCACACCAAGATCCACCATGCCGCCGCGCTGCGCCCTGCCACCTTCATCAATATCTTCGACCAAATCGATGCCTGGCGAAAACCGGAGCGCGTCGCCCAGCTGGCCACTTGCTGCCGGGCTGATGTCCGTGGCCGAACCGGGTTCGAAAATGATCCCTACCCGCAGGCCGATATCTTCGAAGGTACCTTTGCCGCCGCCCAGTCTGTCGACGTCAAACCTATCGTCGAGGCCGGATTCAAAGGTAAGGAAATCAAAGAGCAACTGGCCCTAAGACGTGCAGAAGCCGTCGCCGTCGCCCTCACCCACCTTCGCTAG